GCGAGCTTCCAGCGGCTGTCCGGCGGGCGGCTGCGGCTCAACGTCGTCACCGGCGGTGACCCGGTCGAGCAGCGGGCGTACGGCGACTTCCTCGACCACGACGCGCGCTACGCCCGCACCGGGGAGTTCCTCGACGTCTTGCGGCGGTGTCTGGCCGGGGAGCGCTTCGACGTCGACGGCGAGCACCTGCAGGCCGTGGGCACCGGGCTGAGCAACCCGCCCGACGTCGTCCCGCCGGTGTACCTGGGCGGGGCGTCCACCGCGGCCGAGGACGTGTCGGCCCGGTACGTGGACACGTACCTGACCTGGGGAGAGCCGCCGACCATGGTGCGCGAGCGACTGGACCGGGTGCGGCAGAAGGCCGCCGACCGTGGCCGCACCATCCGGTTCGGCATCCGGCTGCACGTGGTCAGCCGGGACACCCCCGAGCTGGCCTGGGCCGAGGCCGACCGGATGCTGGCCGGGATGCCCGCGAGCGCGATCGCGGCCACCCAGGAGCGGTTCGCCCGGATGGACTCCGTCGGACAGGCCCGGATGGCCTCCCTGCACCGCGGTTCGGCCGGCGACGGCGCCCGGTCATTGGAGGTCGCCCCCAACCTGTGGGCCGGGATCGGGCTGGTGCGCGAGGGGGCGGCGACCGCGCTGGTCGGCAGCCACGAGCAGGTCGCCGAGCGGATCACCGAGTACGCCGAGCTGGGGTTCGACGAGTTCGTGCTGTCGGGCTACCCGCACCTGGAGGAGGCGTGGCGGGTGGGCGAGGAGGTCCTGCCGCTGCTGGACCGGACGAGGAGTGCCGCATGAGCGACCGGCTGCCCCAGTTCGTGCTGGCCGGCGCCCCCAAGGCGGGGACGACGGCACTGCACGCGGCGCTGGCCACCCACCCGGGGCTGTACCTCTCCCCGGTCAAGGAGCCGAAGTTCTACCTGACCGACGGCCGCCCGCCGCCGCGCTCGGGGCAGCAGGGCCCGGGCGACGCGCACAGCGCCCGGGAGTGGGTCTGGCGCCGGGACCGCTACGTGCGCCTGTTCGCCGACGCCCCCGAGGGCGCGGTGCGCGGGGAGAGCACGCCGTTCTACCTCTACGACCGGGCCGCCCAGCGCCGGTTGGTCGCCGACGTCCCGGACGTGAAGGTGGTCGCGGTCGTCCGTGACCCGGTCGACCGGGCGCTGTCGAACTGGGTGCACCTGCGCGCCGACGGACTGGAGCCCGAGGCCGACTTCGGCCGGGCGGTGGAGCTCGAGGAGCACCGGATCGAGGCCGGCTGGGCTCCGTTCTGGCACTACACCGGCCTGGGCCGCTACGGCGAGCAGCTGCGCGACCTGCTGACGTTGCTCCCCCGCGAGCAGCTGCTGGTGCTGCGGTTCCGCGAGGTCGTCGCCGAGCCCGCGCGGACGCTGGACCGGGTCAGCGCCTTCCTCGGCGTCGCCCCCGGGGTCGCGCACGCCGTCCCGGCGGAGAACGTGAAGCCCTTCGTCGCCGACACCCCGCGGTACCGGGCGCTGGCCCGTTGCGCGCGG
This sequence is a window from Geodermatophilaceae bacterium NBWT11. Protein-coding genes within it:
- a CDS encoding sulfotransferase domain-containing protein, with product MSDRLPQFVLAGAPKAGTTALHAALATHPGLYLSPVKEPKFYLTDGRPPPRSGQQGPGDAHSAREWVWRRDRYVRLFADAPEGAVRGESTPFYLYDRAAQRRLVADVPDVKVVAVVRDPVDRALSNWVHLRADGLEPEADFGRAVELEEHRIEAGWAPFWHYTGLGRYGEQLRDLLTLLPREQLLVLRFREVVAEPARTLDRVSAFLGVAPGVAHAVPAENVKPFVADTPRYRALARCARAGARAGALLPPQVWRQVSRPLLAALHAGATKRPPLPVEVRRAVLERVLPDIALLEEVTGESFADWRADTGRGDYASRAARQEGA
- a CDS encoding LLM class flavin-dependent oxidoreductase, with product MDVHWFLPTRGDSRDVGPATTDRGHNAAALKRRPTLDYLGAVAGAAEQAGFTAVLTPTGSGCEDAWVTCAALLDRTQTLHFLVAFRPGFILPTLAAQQAASFQRLSGGRLRLNVVTGGDPVEQRAYGDFLDHDARYARTGEFLDVLRRCLAGERFDVDGEHLQAVGTGLSNPPDVVPPVYLGGASTAAEDVSARYVDTYLTWGEPPTMVRERLDRVRQKAADRGRTIRFGIRLHVVSRDTPELAWAEADRMLAGMPASAIAATQERFARMDSVGQARMASLHRGSAGDGARSLEVAPNLWAGIGLVREGAATALVGSHEQVAERITEYAELGFDEFVLSGYPHLEEAWRVGEEVLPLLDRTRSAA